Sequence from the Rhodospirillales bacterium genome:
GCGGCGTCTCCAGGTACCACTTCCCCATGTACCTCAAGGAAATCGAGTTCCGTTTCAACCACCGGGGCGACAACACCTTCAGGCTCTTCCTGAAGGCCTTTTTTGGTTACGTTTCGCCCTAATTACCAAACGGTTTGATCTGATTCGGAACGATTCTCAACGACAGGCAAATTATCGAAAATCCCGGTTATCGCGGAGTGGCGGGGCTTTCCCGTCGCCGGACGTGAATCGGCGGGCTATCCGGTTCTTTATAGGCGGGATGGAAGAATACAGTGCTAAAGTCAGCGTCGGGTGGAGCGCCAAGAAAAGGGTCTGCCGATGAACGACAACGCATCGCGTCGCGATCTTCCGGCCTCGCCGCAGCAGGCCCCTTACGCGGTTCGGGTCGAGGCGGGCCGGCAATACGCGTGGTGCAGTTGCGGCCTGAGCGCAACGCAGCCCTGGTGCGACGGCTCCCATCGCGACACCGGGTTCGAGCCGATCATATTCGTTGCCGAGTTAAGCGGGGTCTTTTATATGTGCGGGTGCAAGCGTTCCGATAACAAGCCATATTGTTTCGGAAACTGCACCGGCTATGCGCGACGATCCGATTCGTATTCGTTTTCTTGAGCATATCCCGTATGGTTTGGGGCCGACGGGATAAAACCGTCGCTCCGCGACACGAAAGTCCGGGAGAAACTCTTGGGTATTTCCGCCAATAAACTCAGCGCGCTTCTCGAGGAGAAAGCGGTTCTCATGGCCGACGGGGGCATGGGAACAACCTTGTTTCAGCTCGGGTTGCACAGCGGCGCCCCGGGCGAACTTTGGAATCTTGACCACCCGGAACGCATCGAGGGAGTGCACCGCGGTTTCGTCGACGCGGGTTCGGATATCATCCTGACCAATTCCTTCGGCGGCACCCGGTTCCGCTGCCGCCACCATAACTCCGAGGATCGGGTGCGCGACATCAACGTCAGCGCCGCCCGCATCGCGCGCAAGGTCGCCGACGCGGCCGAGCGCCCCGTGGTGGTCGGCGGATCGATGGGGCCGACCGGGGAAATGATCGCTCCCTATGGCGAACGCACGCCCGAGGAAATCGAAAGCGGGTTCGTCGAGCAGGCGATCGCGCTCAAGGAAGGCGGCGTCGATGTGGCGTGGATCGAAACGATTTTTTTCGAAGACGAGCTGGCCGCCGCCGTGCGCGCGGCCGAACGCGCCGGCTTGCCCTATGTGCTGACCATGACGTTCGATACCGGCGGACGGACGATGATGGGTCTCCGGCCGGAGGACGCCATCAAGCTGCCGGTCACGCACGGCTGGAGCCCGGTCGCTTTCGGCGCCAATTGCGGCGTCGGGCCGGCGCAGTTGATCGATTCGGTCCTCGGTCTGGTGAAAGGGTCAAAGCCGGGCGACGTGGTCGTCGCCAAAGGCAATTGCGGCCTGCCCAAAATCGGCAACGACATGAAAATCCGCTATGACGGCACGCCGGAGGTCATGGCCGATTACGCCGCTCTTGCCTATCGGGCCGGCGCCCGGATCATCGGCGGCTGTTGCGGTACGACCCAGGAACACTTGAAAGCCATGCGGGCGGTGCTGACCGGCGGGCCCCGCGGGCCTTCGCCCTCCTACGCCGAGATCGAACAAAAACTGGGTCCGGTCAAAATCACGACGCAACGGCCCGCGCCCGCCTGACCGGTCTCTAGAGAAGCTCGCGCAAATCCTGGTGCCGCCGGGAAACGTACGTTGTAACCGCCGACTCCGCCTGATCGGGGTCGCGGCGGGCGACTCCTTCGACGATTCCCTTGGTCATTTCCTCGTGCGCCCGCGCGATTTCATGCCAGGTCCCGACCCGTTGGGAGATCAGAAACCACAACCGAAGGTGAAGGTTGAATATCTTCAGCATCGTTTCGGCCAAATAGGCGTTCCGCGCGACGCGCGCGAGCGTTTCGTGGAATTGGCGGGCATGGATGACGTAAGCGTCGATATCGTCATCCTCGGTCGCCTGCACCAGGCTGAGTTGAATTTTGCGGAGGTCCTCGATGTCCTTCTCGTTGGCGCGAACGGCGGACAATCGCGCGGCATAGCCGTCGACAACCTGACGGAATTCGTAAATCTGCTGGATATTGGCGGGGCTGATTTCGGCGACGAACATCCCGCGATTGATGTGGTGCGTCACCAGTCCTTCGGCGGCCAGGCGTTGCAAGGCCTCGCGGATCGGCGTGCGGCCGATACCGAGATCGGCCGATAGGTTTTTTTCGATCAACGGAGCGCCCGGCACGAGTTCGAGCCGCGTCAGTTTTTGGACCAAAAGCTGGTAAGCCTTTTCGGTCAGCGACCGGGAGTCGGCGACCGCCGCGGCGGCGGTCGATTCGGATCGAGGATGGGTCATCGCGCGCCTCGGGTCATCCCGTCCCCGTCCGGGACCGGGCCGCCGTCGCGCCACGGTCCTCGCGAACCGCGCCGAACCGATCGGCGATGTCGTCCCTATTCATGTGCCGTCCGATAAACACCATGTGACGTGCCGGGCGCGGACCGGATTTGCGGATCTCGATCTCGCCCATCGCGTATTGGATCAGGCTGGGTTGACCGTCGAGACTCATGAAGCCCTTCGCGCGCCACACGCTTTCGGGAAGATTGCGGAAAAAAGATTCGATCGCGTCCCGCCCGGCATCGCCTTCGGCGTCGAGCACGAAGGATTCGGACGGCGGATGGCGATGGTCGTGGTCAGGATCGTGATCGCGACCGAGCTTGTCTCCCCGCGCACGCATGAAATCCCGGGCGGACAGGCTCGAGGGACCGTTCAATAGGGCGTCGACATCGACATCGCAGCGTTCGGCGAAATGGATTTCGGCGCGCGGGTTGATCCGGGCAACGGCCGCCCGCGCGGATTCGAGCACGTCGGCCGATGCCAGATCGATTTTGTTGAGCACGACCCAATCGGCATATTCGACCTGGGCCCGATAGAATTCGCCCAAGATGCCCGCAAGCTTCGCGTATTTGGGCGAATCGACGACGGTGACGACGGGGCCGATGTCGTAACGCCCGCGCGACGACGGATCGACGAAGGTTTCGAGCAGCGCCTCGGGTTGGGCAACCCCGGTGGCCTCGACGACGATGCGTTGGGCACCGGCCCGGTCGGCGAGTTCCTCGACCGCGCCCAGCATCGAACTTTTGAGCGTGCAGCAGAGGCAACCCGACGTCAGTTCGATCATGTCGACATGGCTGCCCTCGAGTATGGCGCCGTCGATGCCCACGTCTCCGAATTCGTTGACGATAATGGCCGTCTTCTCCGTCTGTTTCGGCCGATCGAGCAAGCGGCGCGCGAGGGTTGTCTTGCCCGAGCCGAGAAAGCCGAACAGCAGATTCAAGCGGACGGTCATGATCCCGCCGCCGTTGCTTTCCCCTCGGGCGCGGCCTTGGCGTGGGCCTTCTTTTCCGCATCGAACGTTGTCCCCGAAAAACTCATGCCCTCGACAAAGATTTCCTGAAACTGCGGATGGGTGGCGAGCGCCACGTGCTCGATCCGGCGCGCCAGTTCGAGCGAACGCCGACGCTCCGCTTCCGACAGCAGCGCCATTTGCGCGCCCATCAGGGCGGCGTTGCCGACATATGTGATTCTCTCCAGGGGCAATTCCGGCAGCAGGCGGATTTTCACCGCGCTCTCGATGCTGATGTAATTTCCGAATCCTCCGCACAGCATGAGTTCGGCCAAGTCCGCGTTCGGCACCTTCATGACCTGCTGGAGCATGGCGACCCCGGAAAAGATCGCGCTTTTGGCCAGTTGCAGTTGGCGAATGTCGCCCTGGGTCAGCACAATGGGCTCGTTGCGACCGGAACGGTCCTTGTGCACCAGGACGAACTCGCAGCCGCCGGGCGTATCGACGAAACGCTCGCGCAGGGCCTTCGGCAGCAACTCGCGCCGCTCGCGGCGGATGCGCCCGGACGCGTCGATGATCCGCGCGTCGATGAACACGGCACAGGCGTCGATCAGGCCCGAGCCGCAAATGCCGACCGGCGGCGCGCCGCCGATGGTTTCGCATTCCAGGTCGTCGTTGAGACGGACTCTTTCGATGGCGCCGACCGCGCCGCGCATGCCGTTGCGGATCTGCGCTCCCTCGAATGCCGGTCCGGCGGGCGCCGAGCAGGCGATCAGGCGGTGCTTCGACCCCATGACCACTTCGCCGTTGGTGCCGATATCGACCAACGCGCGAATCTGTTCGCTTTCGTAAATCCGAGTCGCCAGCACGCAGGCCATGGTGTCGGCGCCGACGAACCCCGCGACGAGCGGAAGCAGGCACACCTGGGCGTTCGGGGCGCCTTTCAAGGGCACATCCTTGGACGGGAGCACGATCAAATCGCGCACCGCCGGCGCATAGGGCGCGAGCCCGAGATGGGTCACGTCAATGCCGAGGAAGATGTGGTGCATGCAGGTGTTGCCGACGACCACGATCTTATAGACGTGATTGGCCGAGATGCCGGCCTTGGCGCAGGCCTCGTCGATGAAACCGTTGATCGCGTTGAGAACCTTGGCCCGCAGGGTCTGCAACTTCTTGGAATCGAACTGGGCGAAGGCGATGCGCGACATCAAATCGCCGCCATAGACGGACTGGGGATTGACGCTGCCGACTTCGGCAAGCTGCTCGCCGGTCTTGAGGTCCATCAACGTGCCGACGATGCTGGTGGTGCCGATGTCGAACGCCATGCCGTAGAGGTGCGCCGACGTGTCGCCCGGTTCGGCGTCGATGACACGTCCGGCAAACGTCGTGACCGTCATGACTCCTCTGTTGGACCTGATCAGGGACGGGATTTTCCGCGTGACGTCGATCGGAACGCGGCGGTCGGTGTCGGCCGGCAGGACCGCCAGGACTTCTTCGAGATCGGATGTCTGAAGATTTTCGTCGGACGGCGGATTGGCGCGCACCACGCGCTTGACCACGCCCGAATCGATCGTCAAGCGGCCGTCTTCGGTGACCGTCTTTCCGCCCGCGAGGATTTTGTGCCCCGCTTCCTCGCGCGGGGGCATGGGTTGCGCGGTGCAGTCGGCGATCAGCTTGACCTGGCAGGCAAGCCGGAAATGCTCGCGCACTTCCTCGTCGCCGAGCTGAACGCGGTCCTGGATCGTCGGCGGCGACAGCTCGCCCTTCAACACCTTGACGCGGCAGGTGCGGCACCGGCCGCGGGCGCCGCAGGTGGCCTCGATCCCGATCCCGGCGGCGTGGGCCGCGTCGAGCAGGGTCGCGCCCCGCGCCGCTTCGACGGCGCGCGTTTGGCCGCGATCGTCGACGAAAGTGACGGTAACGCTTCCCGCATTCATGCCGAACAGCCTTTCCTGTTTCCGCTTACGCCGCCTTCAGCGCGCGGGCGTACTTGAGGTATTGGACCGAGTATTCGTCCTTGCCGGTCAGCGCGCGCGAGGCGAAATAGAACGCGTTGATGTCCGCCGGAAGATTCATGATCGGATCGATCATCACCGCGTCGCATCCGGCCAGCACCGACAGCTCCAGAAATACTTGGTTGAGAAGCTTCCGATTGGGCAGGCCGAACGACACGTTGCTGTGCCCGCCGAAGAGGTGAACGTTGGGGTAGCGCCGGCGCAATTCGCGCACGGCGTCGAGATAATGAGAACCGTACTCGGGGCCGGCGCCGACCGGAAACACCAGCGGATCGAGAAACCGATCCTCCATCGGAATGCCGCCGGCGTCCATCATGTCCATGCATCGCGCGAGATTTTCGATCCGCTGCTCGGCGTCCTGCGGCATGCCGGCTTCGCCGCTCGCGTTGACAAACAGCAACGCCTTGCGGTCCTTGGCCATGCCGACCAATTCCTGGCGGCCGGGTTCGAGGTTGAACGAATTGATCGCCGGACGGCTTTTAGAGCTATCGTGGACTTCCAGTCCGGCGTAAATGGTCTTCGAATCCGACGAATCGATCGCGACGACGGCGTTGGTGACCGATTGCGCGGTCTTGACCAGCCAGCGTATCCATTCGTAGCGCTCTTCGGGATAGACCGACATTTCATCGACGCAAAGATCGATGATGTGGGCGCCGTGTTTTTCCTGATTCTTGATCGCCCACGAAATGTAGTTCATGTCCTTCTTGCGAAGCGCGTGGGCGATGTGCGGGATCATGAACCCTTTCCGCTGCTCCGGATCCTTGGGCATGACCTCCGTGCAATCGAGGATGCTCTTGTTGCCGGACAGGTCGGTGTACCCGATTCCGGTTTTTCCGCCGTCGTGAATCACGCGCGGGTTGTTCGCCTTGATTTTGCGCGTGGCGTTGAAGTTTTCCCCGATGACGATCACGCCGTTGCCGCCGACTTTCATACCGCTATCTCCGTTTCATGATGTTGTTTTCACCCGCAAACGCCCGACTTTCCCCCACCGAACCGCTAATAAGCCGGAACAAACCCGAAAATGCCCGTACGCGACATCTTGGGCAGCATCACGCAACTGGGCAGCAGCGTGACCGGAAGCGCGATTCCCTCGAATGCCGCGAAAATCCGTTCCTGCTCCTCGAGCGACCACGTGATCGACCGCCCGGATATCCGATAATCGTAGCCGGGGCCCAAACGACAGGTGACGCGATATCCTTCCGCCTGCGCCCATTCGCGGAGAACTCCGCCGAACTGCTTGGTCATGTTTTCGATGCCGAGCCACCCCGCCGTTTCGAGGAACAGGGCCTCGAGCGGCTCGAAACGCTCCATATGGGCGATGACCTCGCGGTCGAGGGCCGACCCCATGGTTGCGATCGCGACCACGATCTCGCGGGCTTTGTCCAAAAAATGCGCGAATGCCTCGCTGCGGAAGACGAGGCCGCCGTCGAGAATCAGGCCGTCGTCGTCGAGCACGCGAACGGCGAGCCGGCGGTAATGGATCTCGGGCGCGAACAGGGATTGGGCCCGCTGGCCGATGGCTTCGGCGGCGGCGCGGATGACCGGCCGAACCCGCGCGCGATCCTTGTAGCCGTGCACCCGTAGAATCTGATCGGGACGGATAATGACCTCCGCCGGCTTGAAGACACCGTAGCGAGCCGTGGGCGGATCGATCGCGCGGTTGGTCTCGACACGAGGGGTTTGCATTTCGATTAATATTTTCGATCCCGGGCGTTGTTTTACGGCGATGTTTTCTTGAGCGCTTGGTCGCGGATCACCATGAATCTGGATTCGATCTCCTGGACGACCCTGGTCAACACCTCGGCCGCCGTCCCGGGGCCGTCGACAGGATCGCTTTTATTCCATTGCTCCAAATAAGCGTCGGTTCCGTCGAGGTTTCGACGCATCGCCGCTTCATCGATCAAGGCCTGAAATTTTTTGCTCAGCTGCTGTTTCTTGATTCCATTTTCGTCCCGTGCCTCGACCACGGCCGGGATTTCTTGCCACCGCAAAATTTGGTAAGTCGCCATTGTCCGTTTATCTTCTTCGGATATCGCGCGCGCGCAATATACTTAAAATATATTATCGATTCAATCGAAGAAAACAGTTCCGTCTATTTCAAGAAAACCGATGGTATAAAAGCCCCCGGCACCGGACAGTTCGTGGCCGCCGTCGCGATCCGCGACGAATGCGGCCGGCATGCCGAGCCGGAGCCTATCCCGATTATTTGGAACCGGCTGATTTCGAAGGGCCTTTCCGGCGCCGCGCGAAACGCCACATTTCCGCCATCGACTTGGCGATAATTCGCTTCGGAGCCGTTGAAAAAGGATTACGCCTCATGATTTCCACGATCCGAACGACCCGACCGCCGTTCGATTCCGCCCGCGCCGCTCTGGTCGCTTTCTCCATTCTCGCGGTCGCGGCCGTCGCAACGTCGGCCGAGGCGAACGAAAAAACCGCGGCCGGCGACTACGAAATCGTCAAGGCGACCGCCGACAAGGTGTGGCGGCTCAACCGGCGCACCGGCGAAATCGCCGTCTGCGGCATGGAAGGCACCCGGTTGGTCTGCGCCGTCGCCCAGGAAACGACCGGCGGCAGGCCGCTGAGCGCGGAGGAATTGGAAACCCGGCGCAAGCTCGCGGCCGAGGCGGAACAACGCCGGCGCGAGGACGAGATGAAAAAGGACCTCGCCTTCATGGATCGGATGATCGCGCTGTTCCGCGAATTCGTGAAGGCGGCGATGGAACGCGAAACGGCGTCGACCGCGCCTAAATAGAATTCAATGCTGTCCCGCCATCGGGCAGGCGCCGCACGGCATTCCGGAACCGCAAGCCGGCGCCTCGGCCGCACGCGAACTTCCGGCGACGCTAGGGGCCATGATGCCCTTGGCGATTTTCCTGTCGCCGCATTCGGGGCACGCCATCGCTTTCCGGGAAAGCTTGGCGTCGCAATCGGCGCCGGAATCGAACCACTCGTCGAAGGAGTGGCCCTTTGGGCATTGCAGGCGGTAGCGGATCATCGGGATTCTCCGGCTTGGCTATCGGGCGGAAATATAACCGTTTTTTCCGCTTTCGCCAGCCCGGTCGACCCTCGCAAGACCCGGCGGCCCGATAGTGGAACCCGCGAGCGGAATTTTACGCCGTCACCATCCGGCCAAACCGAGAAAAAATCCCAAAATCCAAAGCGCGAACGACACCGCGAACGCGATCCTGGCCGCGCGCAGGTAGCATTCCCGAAGCGCGCCCATGAGAATACGCTGGGCGTGCGCCTCGGGCAGGCCGTGGTTCTTGTCGAGCATGATCCAAAGCTCGGTCGTCCGGTAGGGCTGCCTCGGCGCGTTGACGGCCTTGTAGAGCAGGATCGCCGCCATCAGGGCGGTTCCGGCGGCGCCGAGCTTGGCGGCGATCGCGGGCAACGCGACGGCGCCGATCATCGCAGTAAAGATGGCGAGAGCCCCGAAGCCGCAGGCGCGAAGAACGGAAACGGCGGCGAGTTGTTCGATGCGGTCCATCGCAGGGTGCGGAAGCGCGCCGGGCGGGGCCCCGTGACGTCGCCCGTGTTGTTTTCGCGGCGATTATAATAGGTCCGCCGGGCTTACGAAGGGCCTCGCGCGGACGTGATCGACAGGAAGGCGGTCAATTTCGCCCGGCCGGGAATTATCCGAACAACGGCAAGACCTTGCCCAGCGCCGGCAGCGACAGGAACACCGCGCCCCCCAGCCATATCAGCATCGCGGTCCGGCCGCCGGGTTCGCCGCCCAGCAGGCGTTCATAGAGGGCGGCGGGCACGCCGCCGATCAGGAGCGTCGCGGTCGAAACCAGGATCGAGGCGAAGTAGAACACGAATTCCGGCAGGTTGAGAAAGCTGGCGATGCCGGGAAAAAGGCTGGTGATCCACACCGGCGCGAGCAGAAACACGATCCCGAGCCACGGCGAGGCGAGCCCGTTGAAGAGCGAGATCGCCAGCACCAAAAGAAAAATGCTGTTGGGGTGCATGGACTCGCCCTCAGCCCCCTTCCCCGCCCAGGCCGCCGAGGGACGGCGCCAGTCCCAAGCGGAACATGATCACGTAGAACGTGAGCCGCGCCAGCGCCAGCCAGAACATGCCGGCGAGCGGAAGATATTTCTCGGGCACATAGGTCGGGGTGACGAAGCGCACCACCACGATCACCGGATTGGTCAACAGCCGGAACCAGCGCAGGATGTAGTTGGGCGAATCGGGCCGCAGGATGGCGGCGAGCAGAAACCGGCCGAACAGGGTATACATCAGCACGGCCAGCGCGTAGTTGGGCAGATGGAAGTACCAATAGCTCCACCACACGTCGCCGCCGGTCATCGCCGCCGTCCCGTTTTCGCTTCCGTTCTTGGCTCGCGCCGGACCTTAGCCGTTTCCCGGCGCGCCCGAAAGGAAAAGGGCGCGGGGTTGCCCCCGCGCCCTTCGCCCTTGGCCCGTCGCCGGGCCGATGCGCGTTACTCGTGGACTTCCGCCGCCTTGGTCCAGGCGATCGCGCCCTTGGGCCGGCGGATCGAATCGACGAACGCCTGCATTTCGTCCGACGGCGCCTTGGTGTAGTAGCTCAAGATCCAGGTCAGCGCGAATCCGACCGGCAGGCCGAAGATAGCCGCCGAGATGTTCTGGATGCCGAACCAGAGCTTGGCGCCCCACATGGCTTCGAACGCCTCCGGGAAGTACCGGGTCATGATCAGGTAGTAGAGGCAGATCACGAAACCCGCCATCATGCCGATGATGGCGGCGGTGGTGGTCGTCCGCTTCCACCAGATGCCCATGACCACCGGCACGAACAGGCCGGCGGCCGCGAGCGAGAACGCCCAGGCGACCATCTGGATGATGCCCGACGGCCGGGTCGAGGCGACCGCCGCGCCACAGATCGCGACGATGACCAGCAGCGCGCGGGCGACGACCAGACGCTTGGTGGTGCTCGCCGTCCTGTCGATCATCTTGTAGTAGATGTCGTGGCTGAGGGCGTTGGCGATGGCGAGCAAGAGGCCGTCGGCGGTCGAAAGCGCCGCAGCGAGGCCACCCGCCGCCACCAGCCCCGAGATCACGTAGGGCAGGCCGGCGATTTCCGGCGTCGACAGGACGATGATGTCCTGATGGATCCTCAGCTCCGCCAATTGCAGGATGCCGTCCTTGTTGGCGTCGTTGATGGTCAACATGCCGCCAACCTGGGACCAGTTCTGGACCCACGCCGGCAACTGCGCGATCGGCTGGCCGATCACGTTCGAGTAGACCTCAAGCTTGGCAAAGGCGGCATAGGCCGGCGCCGTGAAGTACAAGAGGAAGATGAAGAAAATCGACCAGCCGACCGATTGGCGGGCCTCGCGCACGCTGGGCGTGGTGAAGTAGCGCATCAGGATGTGCGGCAGCGACGCGGTGCCGACCATCAGGCAGAGGATCAGCGCGAAGTAGTTGACGAAGCGATCCCAGCTGAACTGGCCCTTGGCGTCGGCGAAGGCGGCGACGTGCCCCTTGACGATGCCGAGCTTGGATTCGAGCGCGGCGATGTCCTGCAGCGCCTGGCCGTAGGTCAACTCGGGGATCGGGATGCCGTACTTCTTGGTCGACAGCCACACGATCGGCGTCAGGT
This genomic interval carries:
- a CDS encoding CDGSH iron-sulfur domain-containing protein, whose amino-acid sequence is MNDNASRRDLPASPQQAPYAVRVEAGRQYAWCSCGLSATQPWCDGSHRDTGFEPIIFVAELSGVFYMCGCKRSDNKPYCFGNCTGYARRSDSYSFS
- the bmt gene encoding betaine--homocysteine S-methyltransferase, whose translation is MGISANKLSALLEEKAVLMADGGMGTTLFQLGLHSGAPGELWNLDHPERIEGVHRGFVDAGSDIILTNSFGGTRFRCRHHNSEDRVRDINVSAARIARKVADAAERPVVVGGSMGPTGEMIAPYGERTPEEIESGFVEQAIALKEGGVDVAWIETIFFEDELAAAVRAAERAGLPYVLTMTFDTGGRTMMGLRPEDAIKLPVTHGWSPVAFGANCGVGPAQLIDSVLGLVKGSKPGDVVVAKGNCGLPKIGNDMKIRYDGTPEVMADYAALAYRAGARIIGGCCGTTQEHLKAMRAVLTGGPRGPSPSYAEIEQKLGPVKITTQRPAPA
- a CDS encoding GntR family transcriptional regulator produces the protein MTHPRSESTAAAAVADSRSLTEKAYQLLVQKLTRLELVPGAPLIEKNLSADLGIGRTPIREALQRLAAEGLVTHHINRGMFVAEISPANIQQIYEFRQVVDGYAARLSAVRANEKDIEDLRKIQLSLVQATEDDDIDAYVIHARQFHETLARVARNAYLAETMLKIFNLHLRLWFLISQRVGTWHEIARAHEEMTKGIVEGVARRDPDQAESAVTTYVSRRHQDLRELL
- a CDS encoding GTP-binding protein — its product is MTVRLNLLFGFLGSGKTTLARRLLDRPKQTEKTAIIVNEFGDVGIDGAILEGSHVDMIELTSGCLCCTLKSSMLGAVEELADRAGAQRIVVEATGVAQPEALLETFVDPSSRGRYDIGPVVTVVDSPKYAKLAGILGEFYRAQVEYADWVVLNKIDLASADVLESARAAVARINPRAEIHFAERCDVDVDALLNGPSSLSARDFMRARGDKLGRDHDPDHDHRHPPSESFVLDAEGDAGRDAIESFFRNLPESVWRAKGFMSLDGQPSLIQYAMGEIEIRKSGPRPARHMVFIGRHMNRDDIADRFGAVREDRGATAARSRTGTG
- a CDS encoding DUF4445 domain-containing protein, translating into MNAGSVTVTFVDDRGQTRAVEAARGATLLDAAHAAGIGIEATCGARGRCRTCRVKVLKGELSPPTIQDRVQLGDEEVREHFRLACQVKLIADCTAQPMPPREEAGHKILAGGKTVTEDGRLTIDSGVVKRVVRANPPSDENLQTSDLEEVLAVLPADTDRRVPIDVTRKIPSLIRSNRGVMTVTTFAGRVIDAEPGDTSAHLYGMAFDIGTTSIVGTLMDLKTGEQLAEVGSVNPQSVYGGDLMSRIAFAQFDSKKLQTLRAKVLNAINGFIDEACAKAGISANHVYKIVVVGNTCMHHIFLGIDVTHLGLAPYAPAVRDLIVLPSKDVPLKGAPNAQVCLLPLVAGFVGADTMACVLATRIYESEQIRALVDIGTNGEVVMGSKHRLIACSAPAGPAFEGAQIRNGMRGAVGAIERVRLNDDLECETIGGAPPVGICGSGLIDACAVFIDARIIDASGRIRRERRELLPKALRERFVDTPGGCEFVLVHKDRSGRNEPIVLTQGDIRQLQLAKSAIFSGVAMLQQVMKVPNADLAELMLCGGFGNYISIESAVKIRLLPELPLERITYVGNAALMGAQMALLSEAERRRSLELARRIEHVALATHPQFQEIFVEGMSFSGTTFDAEKKAHAKAAPEGKATAAGS
- a CDS encoding DUF1178 family protein; amino-acid sequence: MIRYRLQCPKGHSFDEWFDSGADCDAKLSRKAMACPECGDRKIAKGIMAPSVAGSSRAAEAPACGSGMPCGACPMAGQH
- a CDS encoding YggT family protein, coding for MTGGDVWWSYWYFHLPNYALAVLMYTLFGRFLLAAILRPDSPNYILRWFRLLTNPVIVVVRFVTPTYVPEKYLPLAGMFWLALARLTFYVIMFRLGLAPSLGGLGGEGG
- a CDS encoding cation acetate symporter, with product MATKTEGSTFIDNLGKIYGYYTGGFLGFTILLAILEQLGVPNKVIGYAFVFLTIGVYALIGWLSRTAQLSEYYVAGRRVPAFYNGMATGADWMSAASFISMAGGLYLQGYDGLAYVLGWTGGYVLVASLFAPYLRKFGQFTVPDFLGVRYEGNLARVCGVIVLFSASFTYIVAQTFGIGIIASRFLGISFEIAVFVGLVGILVCSMLGGMRAVTWTQVAQYIILIIAYLTPIVWLSTKKYGIPIPELTYGQALQDIAALESKLGIVKGHVAAFADAKGQFSWDRFVNYFALILCLMVGTASLPHILMRYFTTPSVREARQSVGWSIFFIFLLYFTAPAYAAFAKLEVYSNVIGQPIAQLPAWVQNWSQVGGMLTINDANKDGILQLAELRIHQDIIVLSTPEIAGLPYVISGLVAAGGLAAALSTADGLLLAIANALSHDIYYKMIDRTASTTKRLVVARALLVIVAICGAAVASTRPSGIIQMVAWAFSLAAAGLFVPVVMGIWWKRTTTTAAIIGMMAGFVICLYYLIMTRYFPEAFEAMWGAKLWFGIQNISAAIFGLPVGFALTWILSYYTKAPSDEMQAFVDSIRRPKGAIAWTKAAEVHE